A stretch of the Anaeromyxobacter sp. genome encodes the following:
- a CDS encoding ArsA family ATPase, with product MSELGDAVAGRRVLVCVGSGGVGKTTVAAALGLAAALRGQRVLVCTIDPARRLASAMGLAALGNVEARVPDQAFQEAGLSPKGELFAMMLDVKRTWDDLVTRFAPDPARRDRILQNRLYQQMSAALAGSQEYMAMEKLHELATDRDYDLIVLDTPPTAHALDFLDAPERVLDFLGNDAARALLAPAAGAGRVGLRLAQLGTSYVARTLSRFTGAQLLGDLGEFLAGFHGMYDGFKARAAEVRALLARPTTGFVLVASPSPLSIDEALAFHQRLRAEGMPVAGLVANRVTASLWDGAGPLPDAAALAAALEAAAGAPASPGDGAGAGQPTGAAGPLADRLAATLAEHQALAEADARALARLFEAAPLPRAVVPRLELDVHDLAGLARLAERL from the coding sequence GTGAGCGAGCTCGGCGACGCCGTGGCGGGCCGGCGGGTGCTGGTGTGCGTCGGCTCCGGCGGGGTGGGCAAGACCACGGTGGCCGCGGCGCTGGGGCTGGCGGCGGCGCTGCGCGGGCAGCGGGTGCTGGTCTGCACCATCGACCCGGCGCGGCGGCTGGCCAGCGCCATGGGGCTGGCCGCGCTCGGCAACGTCGAGGCGCGCGTGCCGGACCAGGCCTTCCAGGAGGCCGGGCTCTCGCCGAAGGGCGAGCTCTTCGCCATGATGCTCGACGTGAAGCGCACCTGGGACGACCTGGTGACCCGCTTCGCCCCCGACCCGGCCCGGCGCGACCGCATCCTGCAGAACCGGCTCTACCAGCAGATGTCCGCCGCGCTGGCCGGCTCGCAGGAGTACATGGCCATGGAGAAGCTGCACGAGCTGGCCACCGACCGGGACTACGATCTCATCGTCCTCGACACGCCGCCCACCGCCCACGCCCTCGACTTCCTCGACGCCCCGGAGCGGGTCCTCGACTTCCTGGGCAACGACGCGGCGCGGGCGCTGCTGGCCCCGGCCGCCGGGGCCGGGCGGGTGGGGCTCCGGCTGGCCCAGCTCGGCACCAGCTACGTGGCCAGGACCCTGTCGCGCTTCACCGGCGCCCAGCTGCTGGGCGACCTGGGGGAGTTCCTGGCCGGCTTCCACGGCATGTACGACGGGTTCAAGGCGCGGGCCGCCGAGGTGCGTGCGCTGCTGGCGCGCCCCACCACCGGCTTCGTGCTGGTGGCCAGCCCGAGCCCGCTCTCCATCGACGAGGCGCTGGCCTTCCACCAGCGGCTGCGCGCCGAGGGGATGCCGGTGGCCGGCCTGGTGGCCAACCGCGTGACCGCCAGCCTGTGGGACGGGGCCGGGCCGCTGCCCGACGCCGCGGCCCTGGCGGCGGCGCTGGAGGCGGCCGCGGGCGCGCCGGCGTCGCCCGGCGACGGCGCGGGGGCCGGGCAGCCCACCGGCGCCGCCGGCCCGCTGGCCGACCGGCTGGCGGCCACCCTGGCCGAGCACCAGGCGCTGGCCGAGGCCGACGCCCGGGCCCTGGCCCGGCTCTTCGAGGCGGCGCCGCTGCCGCGGGCGGTGGTGCCGCGCCTGGAGCTCGACGTGCACGACCTGGCCGGCCTCGCCAGGCTGGCCGAACGGCTCTAG